One stretch of Nicotiana tabacum cultivar K326 chromosome 18, ASM71507v2, whole genome shotgun sequence DNA includes these proteins:
- the LOC107786080 gene encoding uncharacterized protein LOC107786080: protein MASTPASELSDGPVLSVINKRLRALRKKYNRIVQMEESLSKGKTLNKEQEETFRSKSAVLAGIDELEKLRQPLAAAVAEEINLAVEQQRQVPPSESAVDTPIDDSNIKGECVEDLLNLLYFGSLFDVKSLQQSDLTATMLTRTMERACCLSYDCMPEDESTDDVMDLLGERDLDLISMLSGLLVSRPVNSPLSHKHALQKCTEHAKLWLSKSDQPIEPNSDATYAGLRSKLDKIIGSLYFTVDPVKVDAAAGKYGSYPVPVEEHVEVVPVDVPLQVETPNVQYEQKEEDAASSEAVESNEIHASNVELQQGEQGGNMSEQFAEPEEVAPETEGVDNLKDADFNRQQSVPQRSYQNYRGNRGGSGGGRRGNSNGRGGRGRGGSYQNGRSQYYDQSGNYHQRNHFNNYRGRGGRGTGGGGGSYNHYASGDHAGSFSAEV from the exons ATGGCATCTACACCAGCATCAGAACTCTCCGATGGGCCGGTACTCAGCGTGATCAACAAGCGCCTCCGTGCTCTTCGCAAGAAATACAACCGTATTGTCCAAATGGAAGAATCTCTATCCAAAGGCAAAACCCTCAACAAAGAACAAGAGGAAACTTTCCGCTCCAAATCCGCTGTCCTCGCCGGCATTGACGAGCTCGAGAAGCTTCGTCAGCCACTCGCAGCAGCCGTCGCTGAAGAAATCAACCTCGCCGTTGAACAACAACGCCAAGTTCCGCCGTCAGAGTCCGCTGTCGATACACCTATTGATGATTCTAATATCAAAGGAGAATGTGTTGAGGATTTACTTAATCTGTTGTACTTTGGTAGCCTGTTTGACGTGAAGTCGTTGCAGCAGAGTGATTTAACAGCGACGATGCTGACGAGGACTATGGAGAGGGCGTGTTGTTTGAGCTACGACTGTATGCCGGAGGATGAATCGACTGACGACGTGATGGATCTGTTAGGCGAAAGAGATTTGGATTTGATTTCGATGCTTAGCGGTTTGCTTGTTTCACGCCCTGTTAACTCTCCCTTGTCACACAAGCACGCCCTTCAGAAATGTACTGAGCATGCTAAGCTATGGCTTTCGAAGTCTGATCAGCCCATCGAACCCAATTCCGATGCTACTT ATGCGGGGCTGAGATCAAAGCTGGACAAGATCATTGGTTCACTATATTTTACCGTAGACCCTGTTAAAGTGGATGCAGCTGCTGGTAAATATGGGTCTTATCCAGTGCCAGTAGAAGAGCATGTGGAGGTTGTGCCTGTCGACGTACCGCTGCAAGTGGAAACACCAAATGTGCAGTATGAGCAGAAG GAGGAAGATGCTGCAAGTTCTGAAGCAGTTGAAAGTAACGAAATTCACGCTAGCAATGTGGAACTGCAGCAG GGGGAGCAGGGTGGCAACATGTCTGAACAATTTGCTGAACCAGAAGAAGTCGCACCTGAGACGGAAGGTGTTGATAATTTGAAGGATGCAGATTTCAATCGGCAACAATCTGTTCCCCAGAGGTCTTATCAGAACTACAGGGGTAATCGTGGTGGGAGTGGGGGTGGCCGTCGTGGAAACTCCAATGGCCGTGGAGGACGTGGCAGGGGAGGGTCCTACCAGAATGGCCGTAGTCAATACTACGACCAATCTGGTAACTACCACCAGAGGAACCATTTTAATAACTATAGGGGAAGGGGTGGCAGGGGTACAGGTGGTGGCGGCGGGAGTTACAATCATTATGCTTCAGGTGATCATGCAGGCAGTTTCTCTGCTGAAGTATGA